From the Diospyros lotus cultivar Yz01 chromosome 13, ASM1463336v1, whole genome shotgun sequence genome, one window contains:
- the LOC127788800 gene encoding uncharacterized protein LOC127788800, with translation MNRPQDPPEFAVNSATQLLRRTSSIFYWHLLTFVFLAFLLLGFRYYVETGSNFLAASVDRDPSFRLLLSRLNITTGVQPPRHRRRRPLITRIGVPDGDFFGRDDGPKAPPNASFLILGNSGPRLGFSNSVSDNGIRFLEIVRWRLSFQFEESTFGSVELSTEETDMTDEFKKVNSSPELGEDNETERSVIWEFLVKGLEPQQHNASDVFFVVFLICVAYGHVVLCFVITYTLILGIVFVAVVNRILGRHYPQARIMRDGLSLGFRRLSGFILIRWFVRDVVTQILSILFLGEIGDQYSFFKIFVRLKSMPFLIMSPFIWELEKDTASFLLVWIFLEIIVEFIFAVGSWVAIVDHRRDLLETVREGCYLLLTMFQQAVVIQCFEVMLCGPFTRWILVQYVGKYFTTAFQSVMEVYFMVAWLIFYFAVRSTDATNLGGTFGRRELEEFIQR, from the coding sequence ATGAACCGCCCCCAGGATCCGCCGGAATTCGCCGTGAACAGTGCCACGCAACTCCTTAGGCGAACAAGCTCAATCTTCTACTGGCATCTACTTACATTCGTCTTCTTGGCCTTTCTTCTCCTCGGCTTCCGCTACTATGTCGAGACAGGCAGTAACTTCCTCGCCGCCTCCGTTGACCGCGACCCTTCCTTCCGGCTCCTCCTCTCTCGCCTAAACATTACCACCGGCGTACAGCCACCCCGCCACCGCCGGCGCCGCCCCCTCATCACTCGCATCGGTGTTCCCGACGGCGACTTCTTCGGCCGCGATGACGGCCCCAAGGCGCCGCCTAATGCCAGTTTCTTGATTCTCGGGAACTCTGGCCCCAGGTTAGGGTTTTCAAATTCTGTTTCCGATAACGGAATTAGGTTTCTCGAAATCGTTCGCTGGCGGTTGTCTTTTCAATTCGAGGAGAGTACATTCGGATCTGTAGAGTTATCGACGGAGGAGACCGATATGACGGATGAGTTTAAGAAAGTGAATAGTTCACCCGAACTGGGTGAAGATAATGAGACGGAAAGGTCGGTGATTTGGGAATTCTTGGTTAAAGGTTTGGAACCCCAGCAGCATAATGCATCGgatgttttctttgttgtatttttgaTATGTGTTGCATATGGACATGTAGTTCTATGTTTTGTAATTACTTATACTCTCATTCTTGGGATTGTTTTTGTTGCTGTTGTGAATCGTATATTAGGGAGGCACTATCCACAGGCTCGGATTATGCGAGATGGTTTAAGTTTGGGTTTCAGACGGCTTTCTGGGTTTATTCTTATTAGATGGTTTGTGAGGGATGTAGTCACGCAGATTCTGAGCATTTTGTTCTTAGGTGAAATTGGAGATCAGTATTCATTCTTCAAGATTTTTGTGCGGTTAAAGTCGATGCCTTTCCTGATAATGTCTCCATTCATTTGGGAACTCGAGAAGGATACTGCAAGTTTCTTGCTTGTGTGGATTTTCTTGGAGATAATTGTGGAATTCATTTTTGCTGTGGGTTCTTGGGTTGCAATTGTAGACCATAGGAGGGATTTGCTGGAAACTGTAAGAGAAGGGTGTTATTTGTTATTGACGATGTTTCAGCAGGCCGTTGTCATTCAATGTTTTGAGGTTATGCTATGTGGACCATTTACAAGGTGGATTTTGGTTCAGTATGTGGGGAAATACTTTACAACTGCTTTCCAGTCCGTGATGGAGGTTTATTTCATGGTGGCTTGGCTGATATTTTACTTTGCTGTGAGATCCACTGATGCTACTAATCTTGGAGGGACATTTGGGCGGAGAGAGCTAGAGGAGTTTATCCAGAGATGA